The window AATAGGTGTGAACCTCGCTCAGATGCTGCCCGACCTGTCCGACGTCCCCGAGAGCCTGCTGGATGAATCGATCTTCGATTCCTTCCTCGCCTGGGTGCGGGGGCGCGGCATCGAGCTCTACCCCGCGCAGGAGGAGGCGGCGCTGGGCATCCTGGCCGGCGACAACGTCATCCTGGCGACGCCGACCGGTTCGGGCAAGTCGATGGTGGCCAACGCGGCGCACTTCATCGCGATGGCCCGCGGGCAGCGTTCCTTCTACACCGCCCCGATCAAGGCGCTGGTGAGCGAGAAGTTCTTCACGCTGTGCGAGATCTTCGGCCCGGAGAACGTCGGCATGATGACCGGTGACGCCACCGTCAACGGCAAGGCGCCGATCATCGCGGCGACCGCGGAGATCGTGGCGAACATCGCGCTCCGGGACGGCGCGGACGCGCGGATCGACCAGGTCGTCATGGACGAGTTCCACTACTACTCCGACCCGGAGCGCGGCTGGGCGTGGCAGGTGCCGCTGCTGGAGCTGCCGAAGGCGCAGTTCCTCCTCATGTCCGCCACCCTCGGTGACACGACCTTCCTGCAGGAGGACCTCACCGCCCGCACGGGCCGCACGACCTCGCTCGTCGCAGGTTCGGAACGCCCCGTGCCGCTGGACTTCTCCTACGTGTACACGCCGGTGCACGAGACGATCGAGAACCTGCTGCAGGACGGCAAGGCGCCGATCTACGTCGTCCACTTCTCCCAGCGCGAGGCCACCGAACGCGCGCAGGCGCTGACCAGCCTGAAGATCATCGACGACGAGACCAAGGAGAGGATCGTCGCGGAGATCGGCAACTTCCGCTTCACGACGACCTACGGCAAGACCCTCTCCCGCCTGCTGCGCCGCGGCATCGGCGTCCATCATGCCGGCATGCTGCCGAAGTACCGGAGGCTCGTCGAGAAGCTCTCCCAGACGGGCCTGCTCAAGGTCATCTGCGGCACCGACACGCTCGGCGTGGGCATCAACGTGCCGATCCGCACCGTCCTCATGACGGGGCTGGCAAAGTTCGACGGCACCCGCCAGCGCATCCTCAAGTCGCGGGAATTCCACCAGATCGCCGGGCGCGCCGGACGCGCGGGATACGACACCGAGGGCACCGTCGTCGTCGAGGCGCCGGAGCACGAGATCGAGAACTGGCGTCTGCGGCAGCGCGCCGGCTCGGACCCGAAGAAGCTGAAGAAGCTGCGCCTCAAGTCCGTCCGCGAGGGGGAGGTCACCTGGTCGGAGAAGACCTACGAGCGTCTCACGGTCGCCGAGCCGGAGCCGATGAGCTCGCAGTTCCGCATGACCAACTCGATGCTGCTCAACGTCATCGCCCGCCCCGGCAACGGTTACGAGCACCTCAAGCACCTGCTGCGCACCAACCACGACACGCGCGCCAAGCAGAACCGCGACATCCTCCACACCCTGGAGCTGTTCCGCGGGCTGCTCAACGCCGGCATCGTGGTCAGGGCCGAGGACGGGACCGACGAGGAGGGTCGCCCCTACCACCTCACGCAGGAACTGCAGCGCGACTTCGCCCTCAACCAGCCGCTCTCGCCCTTCGCCCTGGCGGCGCTCACGCTGCTCGACCCGGAGTCGGAGAGCTACACCGTCGACGTGATCTCCACCTTCGAGGCCATTCTCGACGACCCGCGACCCCTCCTCCAGGCCCAGCAGAAGCAGGCCCGCGGCGAGGAGATCGCCGCCCTCAAGGCCGAGGGTGTCGACTACACCGAGCGCATGGCCATCGTCGAGGACATCACCTGGCCGCAGCCGCTGGCCGAGGAACTCGAGGACGCCTACGAGACCTTCACCGAGGGCGCCCCCTGGGCCCGCGAGTTCGAACTCTCCCCGAAGTCCGTCGTGCGCGACATGATCGAGCACGCCATGACGTTCTCGGACCTCATCGCCACCTACGGCCTCGCCCGCTCCGAGGGCGTGGTCCTGCGCTACCTCACCGACGCCTGGCGCACCCTGCGTCAGTCCGTCCCCCTGGACTCGCTCAACGACGAGCTCGAGGACGTCATCGAGTGGCTCGGCGAACTCATCCGTCAGGTCGACTCCTCCCTCATCGACGAGTGGGCGCAGATGGGCGACGAGGACACCCCCATCTCCAAGGAGGACCTGGAGCGCGAGCTCGCCTTCGGCCTCGAGGACCCCACGGCGCTGACGGCCAACAGGCGCGCGTTCACCATCATGGTGCGCAACCTCATGTGGCGCCTCGTCGAGCTCTTCGCCTGGGAGAAGGAGGACCGCCTCGCGGAGCTCCTGGACTACCTCGAGCGCGACGAGAAGCCCGACTGGGGTGCCGAGCTCGACGCCTACTTCGACGAGTACGCCGACCTCGACATCGGGCCCGACGCCCGCTCCGGCGACTACTTCACGTTGTCGCAGGACGGCCGCGAATGGACCGCGCGGCAGATCATCAAGGACCCGGAAGGCGACAACTCCTTCCAGCTTGTCGCCGTCGTCGACCTCGACGCCTCCGACGCGGAAGGCGAGGTGCGGCTGAAGTCTCTGGAGATGGTGCGGCGATGAAATCCCACCAGCAGACCACGGCCACGCACTAGAGCCGGCAGGGCCACCTCCACTGCTCGACAGGCACGGGAAGCAGGGGTGCGACGGCGCGCAGGAACTCTCCCGTGTCCGCGTCGCCGCACTGTCCCCACAGGTCAGCGACCCGCAGGAAGTCCTCCACGCCGATCTGCAGATCCACCGCCGCGTCCGCCCCGTCCCGGAACACCACG of the Corynebacterium humireducens NBRC 106098 = DSM 45392 genome contains:
- a CDS encoding DEAD/DEAH box helicase; translated protein: MLPDLSDVPESLLDESIFDSFLAWVRGRGIELYPAQEEAALGILAGDNVILATPTGSGKSMVANAAHFIAMARGQRSFYTAPIKALVSEKFFTLCEIFGPENVGMMTGDATVNGKAPIIAATAEIVANIALRDGADARIDQVVMDEFHYYSDPERGWAWQVPLLELPKAQFLLMSATLGDTTFLQEDLTARTGRTTSLVAGSERPVPLDFSYVYTPVHETIENLLQDGKAPIYVVHFSQREATERAQALTSLKIIDDETKERIVAEIGNFRFTTTYGKTLSRLLRRGIGVHHAGMLPKYRRLVEKLSQTGLLKVICGTDTLGVGINVPIRTVLMTGLAKFDGTRQRILKSREFHQIAGRAGRAGYDTEGTVVVEAPEHEIENWRLRQRAGSDPKKLKKLRLKSVREGEVTWSEKTYERLTVAEPEPMSSQFRMTNSMLLNVIARPGNGYEHLKHLLRTNHDTRAKQNRDILHTLELFRGLLNAGIVVRAEDGTDEEGRPYHLTQELQRDFALNQPLSPFALAALTLLDPESESYTVDVISTFEAILDDPRPLLQAQQKQARGEEIAALKAEGVDYTERMAIVEDITWPQPLAEELEDAYETFTEGAPWAREFELSPKSVVRDMIEHAMTFSDLIATYGLARSEGVVLRYLTDAWRTLRQSVPLDSLNDELEDVIEWLGELIRQVDSSLIDEWAQMGDEDTPISKEDLERELAFGLEDPTALTANRRAFTIMVRNLMWRLVELFAWEKEDRLAELLDYLERDEKPDWGAELDAYFDEYADLDIGPDARSGDYFTLSQDGREWTARQIIKDPEGDNSFQLVAVVDLDASDAEGEVRLKSLEMVRR